A single genomic interval of Microbacterium sp. LWO14-1.2 harbors:
- the eno gene encoding phosphopyruvate hydratase, which translates to MALIEAVGAREILDSRGNPTVEVEVLLDDGVVQRAAVPSGASTGAFEAYELRDGDKARYGGKGVLKAVEAVIDELGPALEGVEASEQRIVDEILIETDGTENKQRTGANAILGVSLAVAKAAADSADLPLFRYLGGPNAHVLPVPLFNVINGGEHADNGIDMQEFFLAPIGAETYSESLRWGVETYHVLRSELKAAGYATGLGDEGGFAPDLPSNREGLDFLVKAIEKAGFTPGTDIALGLDVAATEFFSDGVYRLDNKDWSGPELIEYYQGLVNDFPIVTIEDALAEDDWDNWKLLTDALGSKVQLVGDDLFVTNPTRLADGIKRGVANSLLVKVNQIGTLTETFDAVSLAQRSGYTAMLSHRSGETEDTTIADLVVATNAGQIKAGAPARSERVAKYNQLLRIEEELGDAAVFAGRSAFPRYQG; encoded by the coding sequence GTGGCACTGATCGAGGCTGTAGGCGCACGCGAGATTCTCGACTCGCGCGGAAACCCGACCGTCGAGGTGGAGGTGCTCCTCGACGACGGCGTCGTCCAGCGGGCGGCCGTCCCGTCCGGTGCATCCACCGGCGCGTTCGAGGCGTACGAGCTGCGCGACGGCGACAAGGCCCGCTACGGCGGCAAGGGCGTGCTCAAGGCCGTCGAGGCCGTCATCGACGAGCTCGGCCCGGCCCTCGAGGGCGTCGAGGCGAGCGAGCAGCGCATCGTCGACGAGATCCTCATCGAGACCGACGGCACCGAGAACAAGCAGCGCACCGGTGCCAACGCCATCCTCGGCGTGAGCCTCGCCGTCGCGAAGGCCGCCGCCGACTCGGCCGACCTGCCGCTGTTCCGCTACCTCGGCGGACCCAACGCGCACGTCCTGCCCGTGCCGCTGTTCAACGTCATCAACGGCGGCGAGCACGCCGACAACGGCATCGACATGCAGGAGTTCTTCCTCGCGCCGATCGGCGCCGAGACCTACTCCGAGTCGCTGCGCTGGGGCGTCGAGACCTACCACGTGCTGCGCAGCGAGCTGAAGGCCGCAGGCTACGCGACGGGCCTCGGCGACGAGGGCGGCTTCGCCCCCGACCTGCCGAGCAACCGCGAGGGCCTCGACTTCCTGGTCAAGGCCATCGAGAAGGCCGGCTTCACGCCAGGCACCGACATCGCACTCGGCCTCGACGTCGCCGCGACGGAGTTCTTCTCCGACGGCGTGTACCGCCTCGACAACAAGGACTGGAGCGGCCCCGAGCTCATCGAGTACTACCAGGGCCTCGTCAACGACTTCCCGATCGTCACGATCGAGGACGCGCTCGCCGAGGACGACTGGGACAACTGGAAGCTCCTCACGGACGCGCTGGGCTCCAAGGTCCAGCTCGTCGGAGACGACCTGTTCGTCACGAACCCGACCCGCCTCGCCGACGGCATCAAGCGCGGCGTCGCCAACTCGCTGCTCGTCAAGGTCAACCAGATCGGCACCCTGACCGAGACGTTCGACGCCGTCAGCCTCGCACAGCGCTCCGGCTACACCGCGATGCTGTCGCACCGCTCGGGCGAGACCGAGGACACCACGATCGCCGATCTCGTCGTGGCGACGAACGCGGGTCAGATCAAGGCGGGTGCGCCTGCTCGCAGCGAGCGCGTCGCGAAGTACAATCAGCTTCTGCGCATCGAGGAGGAGCTGGGCGACGCCGCGGTGTTCGCCGGCCGCTCCGCCTTCCCCCGTTACCAGGGCTGA
- a CDS encoding DUF4442 domain-containing protein → MRITPRRLAIGMSLWAPNLFSGIRVRRFSDDWTRATVELHVNVVTRNYVKTAFGGSMSAMTDPYFFMLVMHQLGRDYVVWDTRGEIEFVKPGRGVLTAEFEVTREKADELRARAAGGAKVREWFETVITDSDGDVVARVRREVYVREKKRVTAARS, encoded by the coding sequence ATGCGCATCACCCCACGCCGTCTCGCGATCGGCATGAGCCTCTGGGCACCGAACCTCTTCAGCGGCATCCGCGTCCGTCGGTTCTCGGACGACTGGACCCGCGCGACCGTCGAACTGCACGTCAACGTCGTGACCCGCAATTACGTGAAGACCGCGTTCGGCGGATCGATGTCGGCGATGACGGACCCGTACTTCTTCATGCTCGTCATGCATCAGCTCGGCCGCGACTACGTCGTGTGGGACACCCGCGGCGAGATCGAGTTCGTCAAACCGGGCCGCGGGGTGCTCACGGCAGAGTTCGAGGTGACGCGCGAGAAGGCCGACGAGCTGCGAGCCCGCGCCGCGGGCGGCGCCAAGGTGCGGGAATGGTTCGAGACGGTGATCACCGACAGCGACGGAGACGTGGTCGCCCGGGTGCGGCGCGAGGTGTACGTGCGCGAGAAGAAGCGGGTGACGGCCGCCCGGTCCTGA
- a CDS encoding S8 family serine peptidase, which produces MSPGRMLRSAVAAAAVVASVLLLGAATPPPVADDPQDPTRAAEYWLDGARIREAWQTTRGEGATIAVIDTGIGKVPGTFDGAVVGGTDVSGAGSPDGRTPLGAVDGNHGSWVASLAAGRGAADGTGMIGVAPEANLLSISVGFGAAAAVPFTEQVAKAMRWAVDNGADIINLSFTTNTLDWDRSWDDAFLYAFEHDVVVVVAAGNRGSGTDIIGAPATIPGVLTVGGVDQTGTASIEASTQGITIGVAAPSEGLLGVSADGKLVSWSGTSGAAPIVAGIAALIRSAHPDLDAANVINRIIKTAIPVEGMARVPDPFYGYGLIDAQAAVTADPPKVSENPMGDLAEWVRLYRRAETVPQPEPTATPIAVPPLPAADAPSEPGSPLLPSADSLRYGTLPLIALTVPGILIALGVTAAARRIRSARARTPHS; this is translated from the coding sequence ATGAGCCCGGGGCGGATGCTGCGCAGTGCCGTCGCCGCCGCGGCGGTGGTGGCATCCGTGCTGCTCCTCGGCGCGGCGACTCCGCCGCCGGTCGCCGACGACCCGCAGGACCCCACGCGCGCCGCGGAGTACTGGCTCGACGGAGCGCGGATCCGCGAGGCCTGGCAGACCACCAGGGGAGAGGGCGCGACCATCGCGGTGATCGACACGGGCATCGGCAAGGTCCCGGGCACGTTCGACGGAGCCGTGGTGGGCGGGACAGACGTCTCCGGCGCCGGTTCGCCGGACGGCCGCACGCCACTGGGAGCGGTCGACGGGAACCACGGATCCTGGGTGGCGTCGCTGGCCGCCGGTCGTGGGGCCGCCGACGGCACGGGCATGATCGGCGTGGCGCCCGAGGCGAATCTGCTGTCGATCTCGGTCGGCTTCGGCGCCGCAGCGGCGGTGCCCTTCACCGAGCAGGTCGCGAAGGCCATGCGATGGGCGGTCGACAACGGGGCCGACATCATCAACCTCTCCTTCACCACGAACACGCTCGACTGGGACCGCAGCTGGGACGACGCGTTCCTGTACGCCTTCGAGCACGATGTCGTCGTCGTCGTCGCGGCGGGCAACCGCGGCAGCGGCACCGACATCATCGGGGCGCCGGCGACGATCCCCGGCGTGCTCACGGTCGGGGGAGTCGACCAGACCGGCACTGCGAGCATCGAGGCGTCGACGCAGGGCATCACTATCGGTGTCGCCGCGCCGAGCGAGGGACTGCTCGGCGTCTCGGCCGACGGCAAGCTCGTCTCGTGGAGCGGCACCAGCGGCGCGGCGCCGATCGTCGCGGGCATCGCCGCGCTGATCCGGTCGGCGCACCCCGATCTCGACGCGGCGAACGTCATCAACCGCATCATCAAGACGGCGATCCCCGTCGAGGGGATGGCGCGGGTGCCGGACCCCTTCTACGGGTACGGGCTCATCGACGCGCAGGCCGCGGTGACCGCCGATCCCCCGAAGGTCAGCGAGAACCCCATGGGCGATCTCGCAGAGTGGGTGCGCCTGTACCGCAGGGCCGAGACGGTGCCCCAGCCGGAGCCCACGGCGACGCCCATCGCGGTGCCGCCGTTGCCGGCGGCCGACGCGCCGTCGGAGCCGGGTTCACCGCTGCTTCCCAGCGCTGATTCACTGCGCTACGGTACCCTGCCGCTCATCGCGCTCACAGTCCCTGGTATCCTGATAGCGCTTGGCGTCACCGCTGCTGCCCGGCGCATCCGATCGGCGCGCGCTCGCACGCCACATTCCTGA
- a CDS encoding septum formation initiator family protein: MARRPAPPSASAGSSRGTPSTAATAPRAARSPRGSSRGAAERRVDVREWASGIRLSAFSVIMLSLVVLGAWVLVPTLGTYIDQRQKIAALEHSIQVSEDEITALQKERERWNDPAYITTQARERLYYVKPGEVVYLIDNDLDPAALPQEQGPVSDTLEEKPSDWMPQLLRTLTSAGLSDTAVVAR; this comes from the coding sequence GTGGCACGACGACCGGCTCCTCCTTCGGCCTCCGCGGGGTCCTCGCGCGGCACCCCGTCGACCGCCGCCACGGCTCCGCGCGCCGCTCGTTCCCCCCGTGGCTCGTCGCGAGGCGCCGCGGAGAGGCGGGTCGACGTCCGGGAGTGGGCATCCGGCATCCGGCTCTCGGCCTTCTCCGTCATCATGCTGTCGCTCGTCGTGCTGGGTGCGTGGGTGCTCGTGCCGACGCTCGGCACCTACATCGACCAGCGGCAGAAGATCGCCGCGCTCGAGCACTCGATCCAGGTGTCGGAGGACGAGATCACCGCACTCCAGAAGGAGCGCGAGCGCTGGAACGACCCGGCGTACATCACGACCCAGGCCCGAGAGCGTCTCTACTACGTGAAGCCCGGCGAGGTCGTCTACCTGATCGACAACGACCTCGACCCCGCCGCGCTGCCCCAGGAACAGGGGCCGGTCAGCGACACGCTCGAGGAGAAGCCCTCGGACTGGATGCCGCAGCTGCTGCGCACCCTCACCTCGGCCGGTCTCAGCGACACCGCCGTCGTCGCGCGCTGA
- a CDS encoding FAD-dependent oxidoreductase, protein MPKILIVGGGYAGFYTAWKLEKHLRKGEADVTMVDPLPYMTYQPFLPEVAAGSIEARHSVVAHRRHLKRTHVLTAKVTNINHAEKTATITPPLGEPYEFAYDQIVVTAGAVSRTFPIPGIADNAIGLKTIEEAVAIRDRLMSNFDKAASLPAGPERDRLLTVVVVGGGFAGIEVFAELRSLASSLVGKYPQLTFDDTHFHLIEAMGRIMPEVSLKTSEWVLKDLAKRGANVHLDTQLTSAVDGNVELSTGEVIPTDLIVWTAGVMANPTVVRGGDLPVEERGRIQTRADLRVGTPEAFVEGAWAAGDVSAVPDLSGGGVGGFCVPNAQHAVRQAKLLAKNLVAVLRGEAPKEYFHKNLGAVAGLGLYNGVFQSGKIALKGFIAWLAHRGYHGLAMPTWERKWRVLWGWWNNLWLGRDLVNLQTVQNPRYVFEEFAARPRPAADAPAPAAPAAPALPGSHSSEPATTIAAAEKTPDADEPVTDDAPAETPASETSAAKAPAKKPAAKKPAAKKAPAEKPAETAAAK, encoded by the coding sequence GTGCCCAAGATTCTGATCGTCGGTGGAGGCTACGCAGGCTTCTACACCGCGTGGAAGCTCGAGAAGCACCTTCGCAAGGGTGAAGCAGACGTCACCATGGTCGACCCGCTGCCGTACATGACGTACCAGCCGTTCCTCCCCGAGGTGGCCGCCGGCTCGATCGAAGCCCGCCATTCGGTGGTCGCCCACCGTCGTCACCTCAAGCGCACGCACGTGCTCACCGCCAAGGTGACGAACATCAACCACGCCGAGAAGACGGCGACCATCACGCCGCCGCTGGGCGAGCCGTACGAGTTCGCCTACGACCAGATCGTCGTCACGGCCGGCGCCGTCTCGCGCACGTTCCCGATCCCGGGCATCGCCGACAACGCGATCGGCCTCAAGACCATCGAAGAGGCCGTCGCGATCCGCGACCGCCTGATGTCGAACTTCGACAAGGCGGCCTCGCTGCCGGCCGGCCCCGAGCGCGACCGTCTGCTGACCGTCGTCGTCGTGGGTGGCGGCTTCGCGGGCATCGAGGTGTTCGCCGAGCTCCGCTCGCTCGCCTCGTCGCTGGTGGGCAAGTACCCGCAGCTGACGTTCGACGACACGCACTTCCACCTGATCGAGGCGATGGGCCGCATCATGCCCGAGGTCTCGCTCAAGACGAGCGAGTGGGTGCTGAAGGACCTCGCCAAGCGCGGCGCCAACGTGCACCTCGACACGCAGCTCACGAGCGCGGTCGACGGCAACGTCGAACTGTCGACCGGCGAGGTCATCCCAACCGACCTGATCGTCTGGACCGCCGGCGTCATGGCGAACCCGACCGTCGTGCGCGGCGGCGACCTGCCGGTCGAGGAGCGCGGTCGCATCCAGACCCGCGCCGACCTGCGCGTCGGCACGCCCGAGGCCTTCGTCGAGGGCGCCTGGGCCGCCGGTGACGTCTCGGCCGTCCCCGACCTCTCGGGCGGCGGTGTCGGCGGCTTCTGCGTGCCGAACGCGCAGCACGCCGTGCGTCAGGCGAAGCTGCTCGCGAAGAACCTCGTCGCGGTGCTCCGCGGTGAGGCTCCCAAGGAGTACTTCCACAAGAACCTCGGCGCCGTCGCGGGCCTCGGCCTCTACAACGGTGTCTTCCAGTCCGGCAAGATCGCGCTCAAGGGCTTCATCGCCTGGCTCGCGCACCGCGGGTACCACGGTCTCGCGATGCCGACGTGGGAGCGCAAGTGGCGCGTGCTGTGGGGCTGGTGGAACAACCTGTGGCTCGGCCGCGACCTCGTCAACCTGCAGACGGTGCAGAACCCGCGTTACGTGTTCGAGGAGTTCGCCGCTCGCCCGCGTCCGGCCGCCGACGCTCCGGCGCCCGCCGCTCCGGCCGCTCCGGCACTGCCCGGGTCCCACTCCTCGGAGCCGGCGACGACCATCGCCGCCGCCGAGAAGACGCCGGATGCCGACGAGCCGGTGACCGACGACGCTCCCGCCGAGACGCCCGCTTCCGAGACGTCGGCGGCGAAGGCTCCGGCCAAGAAGCCCGCGGCGAAGAAGCCGGCCGCCAAGAAGGCTCCTGCGGAGAAGCCGGCCGAGACGGCCGCCGCCAAGTAA
- a CDS encoding GntR family transcriptional regulator, translating into MLIRVDPESPRPLYDQVAASIRADLLAGVLAPGDRLPAARDVATALRINQHTVLHAYQGLRDEGLIDLRRGRGAVISAAAAPLADLAHEIDDLVERAAQMGVSAEILAGIIRTHADARPRPGAAQSSTRSRAATHDPEEAQP; encoded by the coding sequence ATGCTGATCAGAGTCGACCCCGAGAGCCCCCGGCCGCTCTACGACCAGGTGGCGGCATCGATCCGCGCCGATCTGCTCGCGGGCGTCCTCGCCCCGGGCGACCGGCTCCCCGCCGCCCGCGACGTCGCGACGGCGCTGCGCATCAACCAGCACACGGTCCTGCACGCGTACCAGGGGCTGCGCGACGAGGGGCTCATCGATCTCCGCCGCGGGCGCGGAGCGGTCATCTCGGCCGCAGCCGCGCCGCTCGCCGACCTCGCGCACGAGATCGACGACCTCGTGGAGCGCGCCGCGCAGATGGGGGTCTCCGCCGAGATCCTCGCCGGCATCATCCGCACACACGCCGACGCCCGGCCCCGTCCGGGTGCCGCGCAGAGCTCGACGCGCAGTCGCGCGGCGACGCACGACCCAGAGGAGGCACAGCCATGA
- a CDS encoding type II CAAX endopeptidase family protein, with protein MTAAQKVRWAPVLAFVLLACGLAWLVALPLWLGDGLAEPLAPVLLVVMMLTPAVAALIVTFALGAPARGTRLRFLGFWPLRPARRVVWLLLIGWLGPPVVVALGILIAVALGIVQLDFTFAGLAAQIEQALPAGAPMPPVGLVVISQLAIIPIAALVNSIPALGEELGWRGWLLPALRPLGTWPALLVSGVIWGLWHSPVILLGYNFGRTDISGVLFMTVGCVAWGVLLGWLRLRSASIWPAVVAHGSLNASAGLILIVAAGQPDLALAGPLGVAGWVAAAVVVAVLLVTGQFRRQPELGAAPVATTRVGETDAPASPSVAP; from the coding sequence ATGACCGCGGCGCAGAAGGTCCGCTGGGCGCCCGTGCTCGCCTTCGTGCTCCTCGCATGCGGGCTCGCCTGGCTCGTCGCGTTGCCGCTGTGGCTCGGCGACGGCCTCGCCGAGCCGCTGGCTCCCGTGCTCCTCGTCGTCATGATGCTCACCCCTGCCGTCGCCGCGCTGATCGTCACGTTCGCGCTCGGGGCACCCGCGCGCGGCACCCGGCTGCGGTTCCTCGGGTTCTGGCCGCTGCGGCCGGCGAGGCGCGTCGTCTGGCTGCTGCTGATCGGCTGGCTCGGTCCGCCGGTGGTGGTGGCGCTCGGCATCCTCATCGCGGTCGCGCTCGGCATCGTGCAGCTCGACTTCACGTTCGCGGGCCTCGCGGCGCAGATCGAACAGGCGCTCCCGGCAGGGGCGCCGATGCCGCCGGTCGGTCTCGTCGTGATCTCGCAGCTCGCGATCATCCCCATCGCCGCCCTCGTCAACAGCATCCCGGCGCTCGGCGAGGAGCTGGGATGGCGCGGATGGCTCCTGCCCGCCCTCCGACCGCTCGGCACGTGGCCGGCGCTGCTCGTCAGCGGAGTCATCTGGGGGCTCTGGCACAGCCCGGTGATCCTCCTGGGCTACAACTTCGGCCGGACCGACATCTCCGGTGTGCTGTTCATGACCGTCGGGTGCGTCGCCTGGGGCGTGCTGCTGGGGTGGCTGCGGTTGCGGTCCGCCTCGATCTGGCCGGCGGTCGTGGCGCACGGATCACTGAACGCGTCGGCGGGGCTCATCCTCATCGTCGCCGCCGGACAGCCCGACCTCGCGCTCGCCGGCCCTCTCGGAGTCGCGGGGTGGGTGGCGGCGGCCGTCGTCGTCGCGGTGCTCCTCGTCACCGGTCAGTTCCGGCGTCAGCCCGAGCTCGGTGCGGCACCCGTCGCGACGACGAGGGTCGGCGAGACGGATGCTCCGGCATCCCCGTCCGTCGCCCCTTGA
- a CDS encoding DUF1648 domain-containing protein has protein sequence MTSTGPRPASGTPLRRARLLFTLVAIVVPVVIVAVAAVVLSGWLPAFTEPVAVHWGTGGADGFGPASLYLWLLLGVGLGVPLLLVVTTLVAVRDQWGGAARLMGALAAGMSAFAAVTSLGSLWIQRDLAPGAEVPGVGGVTAAALAALLVVGGAAWSVQPRYRTPAGRPLAPRQDVSVGAAERVVWLATTTMPRGALILLGLVLAGMIVLAATMLSLGVAGWWVVAVGALVVAVALAATASYRVSITPEGFSARSLLGRPRVDIPVHEIVDVRAIDVSPFGDFGGWGWRISTDGRTGIVTRRGPAIEVSRRERASFLVTIDGAEEGAALLRTYVDRHTGGPAAATGEGDR, from the coding sequence ATGACGTCCACCGGCCCCCGACCCGCTTCCGGCACCCCGCTACGGCGGGCACGCCTGCTCTTCACCCTGGTCGCGATCGTCGTACCCGTCGTCATCGTGGCCGTGGCCGCCGTCGTGCTCTCCGGATGGCTGCCGGCCTTCACCGAACCCGTCGCCGTGCACTGGGGCACGGGCGGGGCCGACGGCTTCGGCCCGGCCTCCCTGTACCTGTGGCTCCTCCTGGGAGTCGGCCTCGGGGTCCCCCTCCTCCTGGTGGTGACGACACTGGTCGCCGTGCGCGATCAGTGGGGTGGCGCGGCCCGGCTGATGGGCGCGCTCGCCGCAGGCATGTCGGCGTTCGCCGCGGTCACGAGTCTCGGCTCCCTGTGGATCCAGCGCGATCTCGCTCCCGGGGCGGAGGTGCCGGGCGTCGGCGGCGTCACGGCTGCGGCCCTGGCGGCCCTCCTCGTCGTCGGAGGTGCCGCCTGGTCGGTGCAGCCGCGCTACCGCACCCCCGCCGGGCGACCGCTCGCACCGCGGCAGGACGTCAGCGTCGGCGCCGCCGAGCGCGTCGTCTGGCTCGCGACGACCACGATGCCGCGGGGTGCGCTGATCCTTCTGGGGCTCGTCCTGGCCGGGATGATCGTGCTCGCCGCGACCATGCTGTCGCTCGGCGTCGCCGGCTGGTGGGTCGTCGCGGTGGGCGCGCTCGTCGTGGCGGTCGCGCTCGCGGCCACCGCCTCGTACCGCGTGAGCATCACTCCCGAGGGCTTCAGCGCCCGCTCCCTGCTCGGGCGACCGCGCGTCGACATCCCGGTCCACGAGATCGTCGATGTGCGCGCGATCGACGTCTCGCCGTTCGGCGACTTCGGCGGCTGGGGATGGCGGATCTCCACCGACGGCCGCACCGGCATCGTGACGCGGCGAGGTCCGGCGATCGAGGTGTCGCGCCGGGAACGAGCGTCCTTCCTCGTCACGATCGACGGGGCCGAGGAAGGGGCTGCGCTGCTGCGGACCTATGTCGACCGGCACACCGGCGGCCCGGCCGCCGCGACAGGGGAGGGCGACCGATGA
- a CDS encoding O-methyltransferase — protein sequence MESTPSAWSHADAYLAHLLVGHDPQLEAALDAQREAGLPEIEVAPVGGKLLNLLVRISGARRVLEIGTLGGYSTIWMARAVGPEGRVVTVEAEADNAAVARASIDAAGVGDRVDIRVGRGADVLPTLDGGFDLVFIDADKESNTTYLDWAAKLGHPGTVIVLDNIGREGEIVRDDSTDPKVVGTREGLRMLGEDPRFDATALQTVGVKGWDGVALAVVV from the coding sequence ATGGAATCCACGCCCTCAGCCTGGTCGCACGCCGACGCCTATCTCGCTCACCTCCTCGTCGGGCACGATCCGCAGCTGGAGGCGGCGCTGGACGCCCAGCGCGAGGCGGGACTGCCCGAGATCGAGGTCGCGCCGGTCGGCGGCAAGCTGCTGAACCTGCTGGTGCGCATCAGCGGCGCCCGGCGGGTGCTCGAGATCGGCACACTCGGCGGCTACTCGACCATCTGGATGGCGAGGGCCGTCGGGCCGGAGGGGCGGGTCGTCACGGTCGAGGCCGAGGCCGACAACGCCGCGGTCGCGAGGGCGAGCATCGATGCGGCCGGCGTCGGCGACCGCGTCGACATTCGCGTCGGCCGCGGAGCCGACGTGCTGCCGACGCTCGACGGCGGCTTCGACCTCGTGTTCATCGACGCCGACAAGGAGTCCAACACCACCTACCTCGACTGGGCCGCGAAGCTCGGGCACCCCGGCACCGTGATCGTGCTCGACAACATCGGGCGCGAGGGCGAGATCGTGCGCGACGACAGCACAGACCCCAAGGTGGTCGGCACGCGCGAAGGCCTGCGGATGCTGGGGGAGGACCCCCGCTTCGACGCCACAGCGCTGCAGACGGTCGGGGTGAAGGGGTGGGACGGCGTCGCCCTGGCCGTGGTCGTCTGA
- a CDS encoding cation-transporting ATPase — protein MGKLNRLLGMAAKALDLDGTGNRASISRAPHQSRTSQPYAPPSPRDPYTPPAPHAGYAPPSIGTRGGTDADRAAIARYDYLLQTADPHRVEQIHREAFARLTPEQRAQVQQRMTAELAPGERPASASPDDLARAAGRTEAARPGRMRGLLSRVGGFGAAGVVGGAAVGALGVVAVGAIGSAVAAPLLEQAAGLGVDFDALAQGIDLEAIAGGLGTEELAGAAEGVLGSAGDTVSGLGDTVSGLGDTAGEWGQKLGDLGIPGIGDLFGR, from the coding sequence ATGGGAAAGCTGAACCGCCTGCTCGGAATGGCCGCGAAAGCGCTCGACCTCGACGGCACCGGCAACCGCGCGTCCATCTCGCGCGCGCCGCACCAGTCCCGCACGTCACAGCCCTACGCGCCGCCCTCGCCTCGCGACCCGTACACGCCTCCCGCCCCGCACGCGGGGTACGCGCCGCCTTCCATCGGCACCAGGGGCGGAACGGATGCTGATCGCGCGGCCATCGCACGCTACGACTACCTCCTGCAGACCGCCGATCCGCATCGCGTCGAGCAGATCCACCGCGAGGCATTCGCGCGGCTGACGCCGGAGCAGCGCGCCCAGGTCCAGCAGCGGATGACGGCCGAGCTCGCACCCGGCGAGCGTCCGGCATCCGCATCACCCGACGACCTGGCCCGCGCGGCAGGGCGCACCGAGGCAGCGCGCCCCGGGCGGATGCGCGGACTGCTGTCGCGCGTCGGCGGCTTCGGCGCCGCCGGAGTGGTGGGCGGCGCCGCGGTCGGAGCCCTGGGCGTCGTGGCCGTCGGAGCGATCGGCAGCGCGGTCGCCGCCCCGCTGCTCGAGCAGGCGGCCGGTCTCGGGGTGGACTTCGACGCCCTGGCGCAGGGCATCGATCTCGAGGCGATCGCGGGCGGGCTCGGCACCGAGGAACTGGCCGGCGCGGCGGAGGGCGTCCTGGGATCCGCGGGTGACACCGTGTCTGGTCTCGGCGACACCGTGTCGGGTCTCGGCGACACCGCTGGCGAATGGGGTCAGAAGCTCGGCGATCTCGGCATCCCCGGCATCGGCGACCTGTTCGGGCGCTGA
- a CDS encoding DUF501 domain-containing protein, whose product MTTPPFPAPTPAEIAVVSAQLGRQARGVVGIAARCACGNPTVVATTPRLPDGTPFPTFYYLTHPAATAAMSTLEATQVMPELAALLADDADIAAAYLAAHEAYLADRAGFGDVPEIDGVSAGGMPARVKCLHALAGHALAAGPGVNPIGDEALARSSWSPDVCRCDDPGAALRDPEASSA is encoded by the coding sequence GTGACCACCCCGCCTTTCCCTGCCCCCACGCCCGCCGAGATCGCCGTGGTCTCTGCCCAGCTGGGGCGTCAGGCCCGCGGAGTCGTGGGCATCGCGGCGCGCTGCGCGTGCGGCAACCCGACCGTGGTCGCGACGACGCCGCGGCTGCCTGACGGCACGCCCTTCCCGACGTTCTACTACCTCACGCATCCCGCGGCCACCGCGGCGATGTCGACCCTCGAGGCCACCCAGGTCATGCCCGAGCTCGCAGCCCTGCTCGCCGACGACGCCGACATCGCAGCGGCCTACCTGGCCGCGCACGAGGCGTATCTCGCCGACCGTGCCGGCTTCGGCGACGTGCCGGAGATCGACGGGGTCTCCGCAGGGGGCATGCCGGCCCGTGTGAAATGCCTGCACGCCCTGGCGGGCCACGCGCTGGCCGCGGGGCCCGGGGTGAACCCGATCGGCGACGAGGCGCTCGCGCGCTCCAGCTGGTCACCCGACGTCTGCCGCTGCGACGACCCCGGCGCGGCGCTCCGCGACCCCGAGGCGTCATCGGCATGA